TCGAGGGTTCGTTGGGGAAGATGCCGACCACATCGGCGCGGCGTTTGACCTCCTTGTTGAGGCGCTCAAGCGGGTTCGTGCTGTGGAGCTTGGTGCGGTGCTGGGTGGGGAAGGTCATGTAGGCGAGCACGTCGTGCTCACTGTCGTCCATCAGGTCAGCGAGCTTGGGCCAGCGGGGGCGGAGCTGATCGGCGACCTGGCGCCAGGCCTGGCTCGCGGCCTCGGCATCGGGTTGCAGGAATGGCTGGCGGAGTGCGGCCGCGACCACGGTGTGCTGGCTTTTCGGCACGTGGGCCAGGGCGTTGCGCATCCAATGGACACGGCACCTCTGCCACGTGCTGCCCAGGACCCGGCCGATGGCGTGCTTCAGGCCCTCATGGGCGTCGGAGACGACCAGCCGGACACCTTTCAGCCCGCGCTTGACGAGCTTTTTGAGGAAGGTCGACCAGAAGGTCTCGGCTTCCGAGGGTCCGACGTGCAAGCCGACGATCTCGCGCCGGCCGTCAGTGTTGACCGCCACGGCGATTATCACCGCCACGGTCACGATCCGGCCGCCCTCCCGCTGCCGGAGATACGTCGCATCGAGCCAGAGGTAGGGCCATTCGCCTTCCAGCGGGCGGTCGAGGAAGGCGCCGACCCGCTCGTCGATGTCCTTGCACAGCTTGGAGACTTGGGACTTGGAGATGCCAGCAAGGCCCATCGCCTGGACCAGGTCGTCGACGCGCCGGGTCGAGACGCCGCCGATCCAGGCCTCCTGGATCACCGCGACCAGGGCCCGTTCGCTGGTCTTTCT
The sequence above is drawn from the Acidobacteriota bacterium genome and encodes:
- a CDS encoding IS256 family transposase; this encodes MTEERMALVELLQKADEGDFLRAVAEAVLQLLMEADVDGVIGAGRHERSPERLNYRNGHRPRSLDTRLGPLQLKIPKLRQGSYFPPFLEPRKTSERALVAVIQEAWIGGVSTRRVDDLVQAMGLAGISKSQVSKLCKDIDERVGAFLDRPLEGEWPYLWLDATYLRQREGGRIVTVAVIIAVAVNTDGRREIVGLHVGPSEAETFWSTFLKKLVKRGLKGVRLVVSDAHEGLKHAIGRVLGSTWQRCRVHWMRNALAHVPKSQHTVVAAALRQPFLQPDAEAASQAWRQVADQLRPRWPKLADLMDDSEHDVLAYMTFPTQHRTKLHSTNPLERLNKEVKRRADVVGIFPNEPSIIRLIGAVLLEQNDEWQLMHRYMQVEAMAEIERPATDPDQLQLPPKAA